GCCCTTGAATGGCTCGTGGCGGCTGGTGAGCAGTAAATCTATCACCAAAGACACGGTGGATACTTCGCCTAAAAGCGGCATTGAAACGGTAAAATTGTATAACGACACGCATTTTACATTTTTTACCCATGATACGAAAAAGGGAAAGATAGATACCCCGGTATTTTCGGCCGGAGCCGGCACCTATACACTTTCGGGCGATAAGTACACCGAACACCTGCAGTATTGCAACGCCCGCGAGTGGGAAGATCATGATTTTGATTTCACGATGAACCTGAAAAACGACACGATGACCCAGCGCGGTGTCGAAAAAGTTCCCGGTGTGGTGGATCACATCATCATTGAGACCTACGTGAAGATGAAATAAACCAAAACCGAAGAAGCGACGTTAGCTAATAAAAGTACATGCCTGATATAAAACAAATCGCCGAACGCCTGATAAAACTTTGCAGCGAGCAAAAATTTGTGGAAGCTTATCGTGAACTATTTGGCGAGGAAGTTGAAAGCATAGACCCGTTATACCCGATAATGCCCCCAGCAAGGGGGCTTATAACTTTGATAGAGCGCGAAAAGCAGTTTCTGGCAAAGGCGCAGATACATAGTATCACGATGTCGGAACCGCTGATAACAGGCAACCACTTCGCTGTTAAATTAAGCATGGACTTTACACATGAGGAACGGGGCCGGATCAACATGGAGGAGTTATGCGTTTATCATGTAAAAGGCGGGAAAATAATGAGTCAGCAGTTTTTTATTAATTAGCCGTACCGGCCTGTTGACGAAAAGAGGGCTATAAATCATCCAAAAAGTACTGATAATCAATTATTAACGAAAATATATTATAACAAAACAGCGTACCTTGTGTTGTGCCAACATGAACACTATCAAGCAAATTGCATTTCGGCTGGCGCAATTATGCCGCGAAAGGAAATTTATAGAGGCCTATCACGAACTTTATAGTAATAAAACCGAAAGCAAAGGCCCGAGGCCACGAACGCTTGCGTCAAAGGGACTTATGACTTTTCTTGAGCGTATCAAACAATTTGTCTCAAAAACTGATATCCACCAAATCGAGATTTCCGACCCTCTTTTTGCCGGCGATTATTTTGCCATCGGTTTCCAAATGGATTATAATTTCGTCCATGAGCCGAGACGGTATATGGACGAAATCTGCGTTTGTCATGTGCAAAACGGCAAAATAACCGGGCTTCCGATTTTTATGAAGTAGCCACAGCGTGGCCCTCCCCCGCCCTACGTTTTAGAATAAGCGCAGCGACCAGCGAAACCAACAAGCCGACAGGAAATATCTCTATCAGGGTCATAAATGCGTGGACAAGCGGGTTATGTACAAGCTTTTTGATCTGTTCGTACTCCTGGGCCTTCGCATTGATGGCAATTAATGACGCTCCTGCTGCTTTCAGTTTGGCTACCTGGTGAATTTCACACTTATCATAAAAATCGGGGAAGAAGACATAATATTCGATCATCCACCCCAGCACATATATGGCCGAGGCGATAAGCGTTATCCCGAATCCGATCTTAAAGGCTTTGCCAAACGAGATAACTCCGCCATTTTTATCGCGGCTCACCTTTATATTTACAAAAATAAGGGAGAATCCCACCAGCATGGTGGTGTACCCAAACACCATACTGCCCGCGCTATCGGTATCGTAGATCATAGCCATACCGGTTAGCATAACGCCGGTAACCAGCAGCCCGGCAATTGCACCGTAGATAATTGTTTTTTTCATTGTCTTAAAGTTTTTAGTCAGCCAAAATTGTTCAGTATGTTGCTAATTACGGTCATACTTTTGGGTGATTTTGCAAAAAGACAGGCTACATGGTACCAAAGTATGAGTGATCAGGGTATAATTCCAAGCCGTTTACCTGTATCAACCGCTTGCGTGCGCCGCTTTACCTCCATTTTTTCAAACACCTGCGTCGTATGGGTTTTGATGGTATTTAGCGAAACGAATAACTTATCCGCTATTTCCTGGTTGCTTAATCCTTCGGCCATCAATTGCAAAACCTCCAGTTCGCGCTTGCTCAGGTTCAGGCGTTTGAGTTCGGCCTCGTTCAAAACAAATTCAGTGGACGGCGACAGGTGTACTTCCTTCTCAATAATTACCGTCTTTACTTTTGGCCTGCGCAGTTTGACGGCAAGCCATATACCCAGCCCCGTAAACAACAGCGCAATGATGCCGATATACGTGTCCAGCTGGTCATCGGCCAGTACATACCGGATCTCGAACCAACGGATAGCAAAGATAATGGCAGCCAATGCAATGCCGTAAAGAATGGTTTGTTTGTGGCGTGAGAGGAATGTCAAAATTCAATTTTTATCCGGAAATAAAAATGCTAAAAAACAATGTCATTTCGAACGATAGTGAGAAATCTTCGACTACTTATAAGCCAGGGCACTCGCTTGTATAAGATTTTTCCGCCTATCGGCGATCGAAATGACAACCGGTGAAAGTCTCACAATACCTGTTCGTTATATAATTTCTGTAACGTTTCAGCAGGATCCTCACATAAACCAGGGTGAACTTTGGAAGTTTGCACCACGGTACTACGGGTGGCGGTAAGCCAGCGGAAACGGGAAGCCATATCCAGCTGCGCTATAGGTCCGCCATCTTTACTGCCGCGGCATATTTCGGCGAAGGAATGCAAATGAGCCTTAATTTCGGCAGCGTCGATACGGTTAGAGAACGAGCAAAGACGGCTCTCATCAATAGTGCAAAGGCATTGCAGGAACTTGAGCTTAGGGCAATACAATATCACCCCTGCATTCAGGAACTCCTCGCGTTCTACCTGGGGCACCACGCGGATAACGGCGTACTCAAATAAGTTGCTCTCGTGCATGCTGTGCTTCCTTTACAAAAATATCCGATGCTGCTATACGTGTATTTAAAAACTGAGTGTAAATATCCCGCACTTCATCCGGGCTTTCCTGCCATTCGCTTTGCAGCCAAATATCCGGAATAAGAGAAACGATGGACCTGATGCGTTCCGGCGCTAATATTTGCTTAAATTCCTCATCCGCTTCTTCCAGTTCGGTCGCCCTTAGAAGTAGTACGTGATCTTTTACCTGCAAAAAAGGCCGTATCGCCTGTTCCTGCCAGTTATCCCACGAATGATGGAAATACAATGCTGCGCCGTGGTCTATCAGCCAAAGTTCCTTGTTCCAGGTAAGCATGTTGGTATTACGCGGCGTACGGTCGACATTGGTCAGCAGGCAATCCATCCAAACAATCTGCGAAGCAACCTTATAAGGCACATGCATTACCGACGGATCGAAAGTAATAGCGCCCGACAAGTAATGCAGCCCCAGGTTCAGGCCGACGCTCGCTTTCAACAGATCCTGTATCTCTTCATCCGGTTCTGAGCGACCAAAGGCGGTATCGAGGCTGGCAAAAACGATCTCAGGGACTTTAAAACCCAATGCCCGGGCTATTTCGCCTCCAACTAATTCAGCAATTAAAGCCTTTACCCCCTGCCCGGCACCGCGAAATTTGATCACGTACAGGAAACCATCGTCGGCCTCGGCGATAGCAGGCAACGAGCCGCCTTCACGCAGTGGGGTTACATAGCGGGTTACGTTAACGGTGCGTATTTCGGGTGTGGTCAAATTCATTTTTCAGCCGGCAACAAAGCTATAAAATAAGGCGGGTAAAAAAACAAAAGCCGCCCCGCATTACCAGGGCAGCTTCAGCAGTTTAGTTAGGGTTTAATTATTTCTTCTCAGCTACCTTATCCAGCAGTAAATATCTCGGGCGGTCGTTGGCGGGCTGCGCGCCGCTGGTTACGTCGATGATCATGTGATGCATAATGCCATCACTTTTATTGACGGGCCATTCGGGCAAACCCTTGCCGTTCGGGTTACCGGTTTTGATAAAATTGGCGAAGTAGTCTTCCATGGTAGCCGAAACTTTAAAATCATCAGGGCCCCAGTCATACACCTTGTTGCCGTTAAGGTTGCCCAGTGCGTATTCAATTTCCGAGGCATGTGAGGCTCCCGGATACGGAGCAGGCTGCGGATTTGGCTTTTCATTGGCATCGCCTTTGGCAACACCGCCTGCCAAACCGGCTTTGGCATTACCCATTGCGGCAACCATTTTTGGCCGCGGGCGAGAGAAGATATAGCTATATACCGGCTGGCCGCCTGTTTTTGCGCTTTGTTCCTCCCACTTCCAGGTGCTGTAAACAATAAACCTGTCGCTTGCCAGCTCTGTTGCCGATTTGATCACTTCATCCTGGTTCGAACTTGGATAGAGCTTTAACACTTCATCAGCATCATTGGGGTAAAACTGTTTTACTTTTTTTACGAAATTTTCCGGTGTCGGTGCATCGCCATACATAAAAGCCTGGTAGGGTATCTCGGCCGAGTTCCATCCTGCCAGTAAAGGCACATGCATTTGCTCGCCATCGGCGAATATCTCAGAAACCTGCTTCGGCAAAAAATAACCGTCAACTATCAAAGCCATGCTCCAGTTGCCTTTTGAGGCGATATCCAGCAGTTTATCAGCCGGGATGGCCCGCAGGTCGGCCAATGAGGATGCACCAGCTTTTTGCTGAAAAGACATCCCATTTTTTTCGGCGTCCGCCAGCGACGAAAGATGCAGGATACCGCCACTTTCGCCGATGGCGCCGGCAAATAAGCCTTTATTTAAGGGCGAAGCCATCTGGTCGCACACAGAAATAGAACCTGCGGATTCGCCTGCGATGGTTACCTTTTTTGGATCGCCGCCGAATGCTGCGATGTTCTTTTGAACCCATTCCAGCGCGGCATGCTGGTCCATCAAACCGTAGTTACCTGACGCATGATGAGGCGATTCTTTGGTTAACTCGGGATGCGAAAGGCAGCCAAAAACTCCAAGCCGGTAATTTACCGTAACTGCCACAATGCCTTTGGTGGCCATGCTTTCGCCGTCATAACGCGACTCGGAGCCGTCACCTGCCACAAAGCCGCCGCCATAAAAGTAAACCAGTACAGGCAGTTTTTCTTTAGCTGATTTGGCGGGTGTCCAAACGTTCAGGTAAAGACAATCCTCGCTCATGCTATCGGCACGGAACATCATATCGCCAAATACATTCTTCTGCATGGCATTATGGCCGAAATGATCGGCCTTGCGGACACCGCTCCAGTTTTTTACGGGTTGCGGGTCTTTCCAGCGGAGGTCGCCAACCGGGGGCTGCGCAAACGGAATACCTTTAAACATATTGATCCTGGTAGCCGGATCGGTAACTCCTTCTAACGTACCGTTAGCTATTTTAACTTTGGGCCCCTGGGCCAATGCGGTCATGCTTAAAAGGGGCACGACCATCAAAATGGTGATACAAATTCTTCTCATGGTAAAATTGGTTTGATTACTCCGGTGATTTCAGCCTATTGTAATAATTTGTTACAATAATAATTTATTACTTTCTTTATAGCAAGTTTTATTTGACTTAAACGATCAATGAAGGAAGAGCAAAAGGAAAGCGAAACTAACTCAGCCGGTAGCGGTTACCTTCCCGGCCTGGCTATCGACGCCGTAATATTTGGTTTTCACGACCACCAGCTAAAAGTTTTGCTGATGGAATACAAAGAATCGAAAATATTCGCACTCCCGGGCGGGTTTATCCGAGCTGACGAGGACCTGAACAAAGCGGCCCGCAGGGTAGTTTCGGAGCGGACGGGGCTTCAAAATATTTATTTGGAACAGTTTTACGTGTTCGGTGATTTTGGACGATCGGACCCGCGGCCGATGAAAACCATCATGACCGCTATTGGGTTGAAGCACGACGACACCCATTGGCTCCTGCAGCGTTTTGTTACTGTTGGGCACTATGCTTTGGTTGATTTTACGCAAGTTACCCCCATGCCCGATAAGATATTTGACGGCTGCGCATGGTATGCGCTCGGCGATATTCCCCCATTGATGCAGGACCATGCACAGATCGTTAAAAAGGCTCTTGAGAGCTTGCAGGCCGACCTTGACCGTAAGCTCGTTGCCTTCAATCTGATGCCCGCAGAGTTCACTATGAACGAACTACAAACCGTTTATGAAACCATCCTCGACAAAAAACTGTTGCGGCCGGCGTTCCAGCGCAAAATACTGAGCTTGGGGCTGCTGGAGCGCATTGCCAAAAAATGGACAGGTGGTGCGCATAAGGCCCCTTACCTCTATAAGTTTATTTCGTAATTATCCTCTTTCGAATTTAGTTTCCCGTACTGAATTCATTTTTATAGTACTATGTATTGGATAGTACTAATATTTTACATATCATTGCATCATTAAAGACTGACTGATATGAAAAATTTAAAAATGACCGCGTTTGCGGCTTTGGCATTTATGCTCGCTTCATCCTGCCATTTTGGGCGGCACACAACCATTGTCGAAACCGGCGACAATTATCGTTTGCGCATAGAATACGCCGGAGCAATACATTTCAATTACGATGGTACCGCGATCAGCAACATCTCGAGAGGAGGATATGTGAAATATGAGAGAAATGACGAAACACTTGAGGCGAAGAACGATGGCCACGGAGGTGTGAGCTACGAATTGTACGATAACGGCGAACAGGTAAATCCGCAAATCGAAGGGAAGGCTTTTATAGCCCGGGCGGTAAGGGTGATGCTTCAAAAGAACCATAGACCCAACTGGAAATGATCAAGACCTTTTCCAGGCTGAAAAGGTCTTGATGTAAGGCAGTTACACTGCCGTGGTTATAAGGCCATGCCGGCCTGGCGATATTCCGGCTATTTCCTTACAGCATAGCCCAACCCGATATTGACCGAGACAAAAAATGCGCTTTGGTTTTTATTGGGGCCATTGTTTAGCTTATAGTTATCCTCGACGCGCCAGTTACCGTGTGCCGCATTGATATAGTAACCTGCGCGGATGCCAATAGGTATACTGCGTTTAACGGTAAAGCAGTCCATTGTTTTCTCCGAAAGCGGTATCAGGTAGTCTAACCCGCCACCAAGCTCAATACCGAAATTGGGTTGATAAAAAGTTTTGCTGGCGCTCGTATTCAGCAATTCGTCCGAAAAATCAGACGTGTTCCTGATCGCACTCTTGTCCTGGATGTGCAGCACAGCGGCGGATAAGTTTACGCCGGCAAACGGGAACAACCTGACGTTAGGATTATCCACGACATTATAACCGAGCCTGGCAAAAGCCTGGTACTGGTTAAACTTAGCTTTAATGTTGTTGCCGGTAGACGTGGATACGGGCGTAAAGCCAATTCCATCTTCCAGTATCCAATTATTATGAATGTGATTCATGGAGGCATTGATCCAGATGTCGTTGCCTGATAATGTCCCCAGCCCGTTTGGTGCAAGTATGCGGTTAAGCTGAGAAAAGTACGTGTAACGATAAGTACCCTGTATCTGAAAGGTGCCGGCTATACCGTTCATACCGTGATGGAACCATCCACCGGACTTAACAGTGTCTGTACTTTGTGCTTTAGCGGTTAGGGAGGATAGGAATGCCGATGCGGCAATAATAGTAATTGTTAGTCTTTTCATAATAGGTGAGTATAATTAATTTACCAATAGTTAAACCCTATAACATATAAGGATGGGGTAATTGTTTCGGATAAATGAAAATAGCCGGTAATGCGGCCGCACATTTTTTCAAAGACAATGTTCATCAAGTATTTACCGGTGTTCGTGTAAAATATTTTCCTGCCCGTTTTAAGCAGGTTTTCTTCGTGGTATAATTCGAAAGATCAATTTTAAAAAGAAGAAATCATGAAAGATCACCACCACGAACACGGCCCATTGCCTGACGAACACAATGGCAACAACGACGGTATAGACCGCCGCGGTTTTTTAGAGTGCATGGCATGGGCCGGCACCGGAGTATTATGGATGATGTCGGGCGGTATACTAAAATCGTTTGGCATGAGCCAGATGATAGACCATACGACCGGCAACATAAAGAACGGGCTTATACTGCCTAAATCAGATTTCACATTTGTGCAGATCAGCGACAGCCACATTGGTTTTAACAAAGCTGCCAATCCGGATGTAGTTGGCACTTTGCAGGCGGCCATCGACAAGATCAATACCATGCCCAAAGCACCTTCGTTTGTACTGCACACCGGCGATCTTTCGCACCTGGCGCAGGCGGCTGAGTTTGATACCCTGGACCAATCGCTAAAAAGCGTTAAAACAGACAAGATATTTTATGTACCGGGCGAACACGACCTGACAGATAACGGAAAACTTTACCTGGAACGTTATGGAAAGGGCACCAAGGGAGGCGGCTGGTATAGCTTTGATTCGCACGGTGTCCATTTTGTCGGACTGGTTAATGCGCAGGTGCAGGTTGACGGTGGCCTGGGCACGCTTGGTGCCGATCAGTTAAAGTGGCTCGAAGACGATCTGAAAGGTTTATCATCAAGCACCCCTATTGTGGTGTTTGCCCACATACCGCTTTGGGCCGTTTACCCGCAATGGGGCTGGGGAACAAAGGACAGCGAACAGGCACTTGCTTTACTAAGACGTTTTGGCTCGGTATCCGTTCTCAACGGGCATATTCACCAAACTATACAGAAGGTTGAAGGCAACATTACGTTCCACACAGCTATGTCGACTGCCTTTCCGCAACCTGCACCCGGCAGCGCGCCATCGCCCGGCCCGATGAAGGTACCGGCGGATAAACTGAAAAGTGTTTTGGGTTTGACAACTGTACATTACCAGGAGCATCATCACACCCTTGCGGTTACCGATATGCCGCTGATGGAAGCCGAGAAGACAAACGGATAAGATGAAAAAGATATTATTATTTATTGTTGCAGGGTTGTCCTGGGAAATGGGCCTGGCGCAGTTCAGGCCCGTGGACCAGGGTTCGTCTATAAAATTTACCATACAGAATTTTGGCTTTGATGTAGACGGTTCATTCAGCGGTTTACGTGGCATGGTCAATTTTGATCCGCAGAACCCGGCAAACGCGCATTTCGATGTCGACATTGATGCCAATACCATTAATACCGGCAACGATTTAAGGGACAATCATTTACGCGGGAGCAGTTATTTCGACGTAAAAAAATACCCGCGGATACAAATTGTATCGGCAAAAATATCCCCCGGAGATAAAAAAGGAGTATTCCTTTTCGCCGGAAAACTCACCATCAAAGGCACCACCAAAGATATTTCCTTCCCGTTTGAGGCATTGCCATCGGGAGAGGGTTATCTTTTTAAGGGAAGCTTTAAGATCAACCGGAAAGATTTCCAGGTTGGTGGCACAAGTACCATATCTGATAACCTGGAAGTACAATTGAAAATTGTTGCCCAAAAAGAACCGGCACCTGCAAAATGAAAAACAAAGCTAAACTAATAACGATAATAGGGCTATGCGGCCTGGTTACCATCATCACCGCGGCCACTAATGTTGATAAACCTGACGACCCATATACCAATTTGCAGGTTTTGCCAAAGGATATCAGCCAGGCCGATCTGAAAAAGATCATGATAGACGATTTTGAAGATTCCTTAGGTGTATCGTGCAGCTTTTGCCATGCACAAAAAAAGGATTCGGATGAATTGGACTATGCCAGCGACGCCAAGGCCGAAAAACAGATAGCGCGGCAAATGCTGAAGATGACGCTCAACCTTAACCGCGACTATTTTAAAATAGAAAACCCTGCAATGGGTATTAAGGGCAACCTGGCAGTAAGCTGTAACACTTGTCACCGTGGTGACACCTTTCCGGAGGAAGGCGCAGGCGCCACTAATTAATTACCATATTTTAACGTAATTTGATCTAAAATCCATTGCGGACAATTGAGAACAGACCATTATTGCCGGTGAAAATAAATAAAGCGATATACCATTGTGTCTTTTGGCTACTGGCGTACTTCTTCTGGATATATATTTTCAGGAACAGTACGCTTGTGCTGGCGCATACTATCACTATCCAGTTTTGTTACCTTGTATTTATTGCGGCCAATTATTACTTTAATTCGCTGTACGCCATACCTTTTCTGCTGAACAGAAAAAAGTATGCACGCTTTTTTGTGGCCTTTTTGGCCGCTATCGTCGTTACAGCGTGGCTGAGAGTCCCGGTGTCGTACCTGGTACGCAAGTACCTTTTCCTGGTAAACGATACGCATTTTAATAGCCTGGATGTTTTTTACGAATCGTTCATCAACATTTTTTTCTGGGTCTTCTTTATCGTCGCCGCTAAAATGGTGATCGAGCGTATACGTTCGCAGGTATATATTGAGCAGATAGAAAAGGAAAAGGCGGCAAATGAGCTCAACTTTCTCAGGGCGCAATTCAATCCTCATTTCCTGTTCAACTCCATAAACTCTATTTATGCGCATATCGATAAATCGAACAAGGACGCGAGGGGTATGCTGCTTACCTTTTCGGAAATGCTGCGATACCAATTGTATGAATGCAACGTGGAGCTGATAGAAATTGAACGCGAGCTTAACTACATCAAAAATTATATTTCGTTGCAAAAGTCGAGGATCGATGAACGGATAAAGGTTTGCTTTTCGGCCGAAAACATAGACAATGCATTTAAAGTACCGCCGCTGATCCTGATAACCTTTATCGAAAACGCTTTTAAATATGTCGGGTTTAACGAATGCCGGGAGAACCGGGTTGAAATATGCCTGAAATACGAAAGCGGCGACCTTAAGTTCAGCATATTTAATACAAAAGACAGTTTTATTAACAAGGCACAGGGATCATCGGGCCTTGGGATAGCCAATACCAAAAGGAGACTCGAATTATTATATCCCGGCAAGCACTCGCTGGAGATACAGGATACCGAAAATGATTATACCGCCCGTTTAACCATATTGAATATATGACACTGAATTGTGTAATTATAGATGACGAGCCTATAGCGCGCAAGCTTTTACAGGAATATATTGAAGAAACGGATTTCCTGAAACTGGTTGGCACTGCTGAAAATCCTTTAAAGGCGGTAGGGCTGCTAAGTGCGCAGGATGTTGATCTTATTTATCTTGATATCAATATGCCGAAAATGAGCGGGATGGAATTTCTTCGTTCAACTTCTAATCTGCCGATGGTTATCATGACGACGGCTTACGAGCAATATGCATTGGAGGGTTTCGAGATGGCGGTGATAGACTACCTGGTGAAGCCCTTCCCGCTGGAACGTTTCCTGAAAGCCTCGCAAAAGGCCCTGGAGTACAAATTGCTGAAAGAAAAGAAAACCGCCGAAACGCCGGACGGTAAATACATTTTTGTAAAAAGTGACGGCAAGCTTGAACGCGTGGTACTGGATGAACTCATTTATGTACAGGCCATGTCAAACTATGTGATATTACAAACAACACGGGCCAAACTGATCGTATACCTGACCGTTAAAGGTATTCTTGAAAGTTTGCCGCCGGATAAGTTCATACAGGTACATAAAAGCTACATTATGAACATCAATATGATCAATTCCATAAACGGCAACACGATCTATATTGGTAACGAGCAGGTGCCGATAGGGCAAAGCTTTTACGACGGCCTGATGGATAAAATTCTGAAAGGGAAATTCCTGAAAAGATAAACTATTGTGTATTTTTGTTTTATGGAAACGCTAATTGTACAACCTAAGACAAAAGAGCAATTAGCAGCTTTAAAAGCTGTAATTAAAGCCCTTAAAATAGATTTCACGTCTGAAGAGAGCCCGTACAACCCTGAGTTTGTGAAAAAAATATTACAGGGCAGGGAAGATATTAAGAATGGGAAAGGTATTAAGGTTGATACCGACAATTTATGGAAGTAATATTCAGCCCGAAAGCCATAGAAGACCTAAAGTATTGGAAAAGATCGGGTAATAAAATTATCCAGAAAAAAATAACCAGCCTTATAAAAGCAATAAAAGAGAACCCTTACGAGGGAATAGGAAAGCCCGAGCCTTTAAAACATAACTTATCCGGTGCCTGGTCGCGAAGAATAAATCATGAACACCGCCTCGTGTATGAAATCAATGAAAGAAATGAAATTGTAATTCTCGATATTCTTTCATTAAAAGGCCACTATTAGCTCTTTAGGGTCGTGACCTCAAACCGATACCGGTCCCCTTTTTATCCTGTGGGCCTCTTTCAGCAAAGCAACCAGCGTATCCAGTTTCATTGGTTTGGATATGTAATTATCCATGCCGTGGCTCAGGCAGATATCACGGTCTTCTGAAAGCGCATTCGCTGTCATTGCGATAATGTAAGGTTGCTCCAGTTCCAGTTTACGTATCGTCCTGGTAGCCTCGTAGCCGTCCATTTCAGGCATTTGTATATCCATCAGGATGATATCGTAACGTTTTCTTTTAAGCTCATTGACCGCCTCAAGGCCGTTGTTGGTAACCAGTGCGGTATAGCCCAGTTTAAGCAATATCCGCTCGATCAGTTTTTGATTTACCGGGTTGTCCTCGGCGATGAGAATATCCATTGCGTATTGCTTGCCAAAGCTGGCATCAAGCACATTATTCTGCTGAACATCCTGTGCAACCGTTTCTCTGCGTTCACCGAGCTCGGTGCAAATGCTCTTCAATAATTGATTTTGTTTAACAGGCTTGGTAAGCACGGCCGAGAAAAGACCAGGGTATTTTTTACGGCTCTCGTCGT
Above is a window of Mucilaginibacter ginsenosidivorans DNA encoding:
- a CDS encoding SnoaL-like domain-containing protein → MPDIKQIAERLIKLCSEQKFVEAYRELFGEEVESIDPLYPIMPPARGLITLIEREKQFLAKAQIHSITMSEPLITGNHFAVKLSMDFTHEERGRINMEELCVYHVKGGKIMSQQFFIN
- a CDS encoding SnoaL-like domain-containing protein: MNTIKQIAFRLAQLCRERKFIEAYHELYSNKTESKGPRPRTLASKGLMTFLERIKQFVSKTDIHQIEISDPLFAGDYFAIGFQMDYNFVHEPRRYMDEICVCHVQNGKITGLPIFMK
- a CDS encoding DUF4199 domain-containing protein; the protein is MKKTIIYGAIAGLLVTGVMLTGMAMIYDTDSAGSMVFGYTTMLVGFSLIFVNIKVSRDKNGGVISFGKAFKIGFGITLIASAIYVLGWMIEYYVFFPDFYDKCEIHQVAKLKAAGASLIAINAKAQEYEQIKKLVHNPLVHAFMTLIEIFPVGLLVSLVAALILKRRAGEGHAVATS
- a CDS encoding response regulator transcription factor, with translation MTFLSRHKQTILYGIALAAIIFAIRWFEIRYVLADDQLDTYIGIIALLFTGLGIWLAVKLRRPKVKTVIIEKEVHLSPSTEFVLNEAELKRLNLSKRELEVLQLMAEGLSNQEIADKLFVSLNTIKTHTTQVFEKMEVKRRTQAVDTGKRLGIIP
- a CDS encoding DUF3037 domain-containing protein; translated protein: MHESNLFEYAVIRVVPQVEREEFLNAGVILYCPKLKFLQCLCTIDESRLCSFSNRIDAAEIKAHLHSFAEICRGSKDGGPIAQLDMASRFRWLTATRSTVVQTSKVHPGLCEDPAETLQKLYNEQVL
- a CDS encoding HipA family kinase, which produces MNLTTPEIRTVNVTRYVTPLREGGSLPAIAEADDGFLYVIKFRGAGQGVKALIAELVGGEIARALGFKVPEIVFASLDTAFGRSEPDEEIQDLLKASVGLNLGLHYLSGAITFDPSVMHVPYKVASQIVWMDCLLTNVDRTPRNTNMLTWNKELWLIDHGAALYFHHSWDNWQEQAIRPFLQVKDHVLLLRATELEEADEEFKQILAPERIRSIVSLIPDIWLQSEWQESPDEVRDIYTQFLNTRIAASDIFVKEAQHAREQLI
- a CDS encoding carboxylesterase/lipase family protein; translation: MRRICITILMVVPLLSMTALAQGPKVKIANGTLEGVTDPATRINMFKGIPFAQPPVGDLRWKDPQPVKNWSGVRKADHFGHNAMQKNVFGDMMFRADSMSEDCLYLNVWTPAKSAKEKLPVLVYFYGGGFVAGDGSESRYDGESMATKGIVAVTVNYRLGVFGCLSHPELTKESPHHASGNYGLMDQHAALEWVQKNIAAFGGDPKKVTIAGESAGSISVCDQMASPLNKGLFAGAIGESGGILHLSSLADAEKNGMSFQQKAGASSLADLRAIPADKLLDIASKGNWSMALIVDGYFLPKQVSEIFADGEQMHVPLLAGWNSAEIPYQAFMYGDAPTPENFVKKVKQFYPNDADEVLKLYPSSNQDEVIKSATELASDRFIVYSTWKWEEQSAKTGGQPVYSYIFSRPRPKMVAAMGNAKAGLAGGVAKGDANEKPNPQPAPYPGASHASEIEYALGNLNGNKVYDWGPDDFKVSATMEDYFANFIKTGNPNGKGLPEWPVNKSDGIMHHMIIDVTSGAQPANDRPRYLLLDKVAEKK
- a CDS encoding NUDIX hydrolase — protein: MKEEQKESETNSAGSGYLPGLAIDAVIFGFHDHQLKVLLMEYKESKIFALPGGFIRADEDLNKAARRVVSERTGLQNIYLEQFYVFGDFGRSDPRPMKTIMTAIGLKHDDTHWLLQRFVTVGHYALVDFTQVTPMPDKIFDGCAWYALGDIPPLMQDHAQIVKKALESLQADLDRKLVAFNLMPAEFTMNELQTVYETILDKKLLRPAFQRKILSLGLLERIAKKWTGGAHKAPYLYKFIS
- a CDS encoding metallophosphoesterase family protein, producing the protein MKDHHHEHGPLPDEHNGNNDGIDRRGFLECMAWAGTGVLWMMSGGILKSFGMSQMIDHTTGNIKNGLILPKSDFTFVQISDSHIGFNKAANPDVVGTLQAAIDKINTMPKAPSFVLHTGDLSHLAQAAEFDTLDQSLKSVKTDKIFYVPGEHDLTDNGKLYLERYGKGTKGGGWYSFDSHGVHFVGLVNAQVQVDGGLGTLGADQLKWLEDDLKGLSSSTPIVVFAHIPLWAVYPQWGWGTKDSEQALALLRRFGSVSVLNGHIHQTIQKVEGNITFHTAMSTAFPQPAPGSAPSPGPMKVPADKLKSVLGLTTVHYQEHHHTLAVTDMPLMEAEKTNG
- a CDS encoding YceI family protein: MKKILLFIVAGLSWEMGLAQFRPVDQGSSIKFTIQNFGFDVDGSFSGLRGMVNFDPQNPANAHFDVDIDANTINTGNDLRDNHLRGSSYFDVKKYPRIQIVSAKISPGDKKGVFLFAGKLTIKGTTKDISFPFEALPSGEGYLFKGSFKINRKDFQVGGTSTISDNLEVQLKIVAQKEPAPAK
- a CDS encoding c-type cytochrome, coding for MKNKAKLITIIGLCGLVTIITAATNVDKPDDPYTNLQVLPKDISQADLKKIMIDDFEDSLGVSCSFCHAQKKDSDELDYASDAKAEKQIARQMLKMTLNLNRDYFKIENPAMGIKGNLAVSCNTCHRGDTFPEEGAGATN
- a CDS encoding sensor histidine kinase, which codes for MKINKAIYHCVFWLLAYFFWIYIFRNSTLVLAHTITIQFCYLVFIAANYYFNSLYAIPFLLNRKKYARFFVAFLAAIVVTAWLRVPVSYLVRKYLFLVNDTHFNSLDVFYESFINIFFWVFFIVAAKMVIERIRSQVYIEQIEKEKAANELNFLRAQFNPHFLFNSINSIYAHIDKSNKDARGMLLTFSEMLRYQLYECNVELIEIERELNYIKNYISLQKSRIDERIKVCFSAENIDNAFKVPPLILITFIENAFKYVGFNECRENRVEICLKYESGDLKFSIFNTKDSFINKAQGSSGLGIANTKRRLELLYPGKHSLEIQDTENDYTARLTILNI